GCATCTTAAATTCATAGTCATATGCTGGTTTTCTTGGACTGATTAAGCGAGTTATATCAAGATTGCTATTTGCGAACAAAACTACACATGCCTGTTCATGGTAGGTAATTAGAGACTACAAAGAATTGTATGCAATGATCTTAATGGTACTTCATATGGAATTAGATCATCAAGTCGAATATCAGTAACATATGGTAGTTACTCAGAGGCCCTGCCACAAAATTCTAAAGGACTTGAGcacttccaattcagaaacttccaTAAAATAAAGGGTAACCAACTTACAATTTCTGTTGCGTCAACACGAGTGCCTATAATCTTCAGACGAACCTCACTTTCCTTTTGAATTTTCACCTGAACCAGACAAACAAGCAACTCCCACTTAACACAAAGAAAATACCATTGCAAATCATTTTCAACAGAACAATTCCTTTTAATTTCATAACGATACCCATTCATATTCTTATTTGAGAGAATATTTATATAGACATATCCACGTTTGCAGGAAGCATACGGATCCCACCATTATATGCAGGAAAAAAAATACAAGCACACAATTTCATTTCGAAGATGCCACAATGAGAGTAAACCAACAAGTGGATACTTCATGACCTACCAGTAGCCAGTAGTCTTTATATTATCTTTACATTTATTTACCATAACATAAAAGGGAGTTGGTGATGGTGGTTGGAGGCAGCAGTGGCTCGTTGCTCACCTCACTCAcacaaaataaaatttgcctacctGTAAACCTTCTTATCCCATATTTTTTCTTGTGTACTTTGTCTCTTCTTTATTCTCTCAACAAACTGAGCAACCTTTTGTGCAACTCCTAACAAACTAAACAAAAAATCCCTTTATTTTCAGTAAACTAATAAGATATCATAGTTATTAATTGTGACATGTGGTATCTCATGATTTAATTTCTCAATAAATTGTGACATGTGGTATCTCATTGATTTAATTTCTCAACGAGCCAAACAACCTCTTATGAAACTCTAAACAAAATTTCCTTCCTTTAAGAAAGGAAAAGCAGTGTAAATTTGATACATTTACAAAAAATATAAAGGTCAAAAGAGATTAGTCCAAGTAACGTGTTTTAAGCCTAAGTTGTATTGGTAAAGCTATATATTTTTACATGACATGAAGCCGTATTGGTGAAGTCCGCAGTAACAAGCGGGGGTAGTTACCAAAGATAAAAAGAACAGTAAGAACCACTTATATGCAGAAAGAAGCATACCGATCCATCCGAAGTAGTGTAGTTTGGCACATCACCAGATTGGAACTCCATATCGTCAGGAATCAACTGCATACAGAAACAGAACAACACACAAGCACACTTAATTTTTAAGTGAACCGACACAATTCGAGTCCACGGCACAACCAAATCAGATGTAAGAGCTTGCACTGAACCATTAACCACacagaaattctaaattttatcgaTTTATTCCACCGATTTGGCAAAGCAGCTCCAATTGATGGCAAGTCACTCACATGGTTTGACACAAAGATCTGCACAGGCCCAGCCTCAGCGAAGAACCCCATCTGCAGAACCAACAAGATAAACAATCCAGTCAGTAAACCGGGCACGGAGGCACTGAGCACATGACGCACTTGCGAAGAAGGCGAGTGAAAATCCACCTTGTTGACCATGGTGACGACGGCCTCGAGGATCTCGCCCTTGAAGGGGCGGAAGACGACGCACTGGTACTTGACGGGGAACGTGACGAAGCCCGTGCCCTCCCGGATGAGCCCCTTGCCGATGTCCTCCACCCCCGTGATCGCCACCACGAAGCCGTGCCGCCCGCTGCGAGGAAGCCAGCCCTAGGGTTGAGCGAACCGCGGGGGGAGCGGGCGGGCGGGCGAGCGAGAACGACGGAACCCTACCTGCAGGTGCCCTCGACGTCCTTCATGAGCTTGGCGACGAGCTTGTCGCGGAGGTGCGGGCCGAAGTGCCGCGGGTGCAGCTGCATGTTCCGCTCCAGCACGATGTGGAAGAACATCtcggcctctcctcctcctcctcgtcggccggcggcggcggcggcggcgagacagTCCTTTCGCCGAGTCGGGAACGCTGGCTAATCGATGGATGCCTCGCCCCGTGAGCTGCGGGGGAGTAATAGCCCTGAGGCGCGACGCTTTGGGCCGTCGATCTGACCTCCAGCGCATCTCAGCCGTCCAATGGGACAGCGTCAGCATAAGTCACTCACCCTGCTCCTCGGTTTGGTCTCTGATCCTTTTTCTCTGCTCTCGCCGCTGGAACCTGACGGAAAAACCCTACCTCGCCGTCGCCCCATCGTCGAACTTCCCGATGGCGTCGAGGTGCGCGGCGAGGCTTCCGCACCCGCCGTGCGCGGCGCCGCAGCACGGTTGGGCGAGCTCGCGGGTCTCGGCACGCCCGGCGCAATCCGGCGCGTCAAGTATGTTTTCCCCCCTTTGAATATCTCTGTTGCTTGCTTCAGATGCAATGTTGCGGTGTCTGGCCGGGAATATGAGATTGGCCGTGCGTTTTGGCAGGAGGGCGTGCCGTCGCGTGCGCCGTCAGCTTCAGGCCATGTATCGACATTCACAAGGTCAGTAGGAATGGCCCTTGCTCCGTTGTTGTATCAGTGTGTGACTAAGGTGCTCTGCACTTTGCTATATGATTGCAAATTGATGCTCAAATTTTCGAGGGAACGCTAACCGTTTCACTGTGATGTCATTCACAAACTGACTAATAGTGTAAAATAAGGGAACCACGTTCAGTGATTCATTTATCTGTACAGCTAGACCATCTCTGTGCAGTCATCAAGGTTTAGGCACTGCTGGCATTAACATCATCGTTTATCTGATAGGTTTGTTTTTGCAAATTCCTAGGGGAAAGTTAAACAGATTGTTGGCTCTACTCTCCGGGATGCATCGGATGATGGCACTGCACTGGTGACGAACTTTGAATCAGACAAGTCTCCAGCAGAATTTGCAAATATTTATAAAGAAGATGGACTTGTTGGTGGACATGTAATAATGCTTGGCGGAGACCCTGCAAGCCGTTCTGCTGccctggaagcactgcatgcatatcCTGGTGAGAATGCGTTATCTAGTTATTACTTATTACTGGAACTAGTATTGTTCATTTGGTTTGCTTTCTGTATTTGTTTATTGTTCACTGTCTTTTCTGATGTTTCTGAAATAAACCACATTTTTGTTTGTATTCTGTTACCTTTTGTGAGATCTGGATGTTAACTCTTTATCGTTGCTTATGTTGTGTACATGGATAGTATTTAAAAAACTTGTTGAAAGTAAGCATGTTGTACAACTTAATATGGCACACACATCTCAAGCAGTGAAGAGATTTTTTTCATGTTGGGTTTATGATACTCGCCAGCGTCATGGATTTAAAGGTTGACAGGTTATTAACTTCAGTTCAACTTCTTATCTGGTCAAAACCTTCTTTGAGATTTCATACCAAAATTTGGCCTTATTGCAAGAACCCCATAGAATGCCTGTTTACAATTTTTGTTAAGGCTACTATTGCTATCGTAGATTGCTATCAACTTTTAACTTGGGAGAGCCTGTATATCTGCCAGTGGTGCTCATGGAGCATTTTTTTCTGTTGCAAGCCACGATATACCATCAATTTGACATATTATCATAAACATGTATTATCATAATACTAGGTGGTTTGCAAGTTGGAGGTGGAATAAATTTGGAGAATGCAATGTCATACCTTAATGAAGGAGCAAGTCACGTGATTGTAACTTCTGTACGTGTTCATGATCTAATTTGTGTAAATAATACCATTATCTTTTTTTTTCTCATCTCATGAAACCTTTAGACCTCTGTTTGTTAAATGTATTTATGTGTATCAGCTTATGGAGTAAGATTAGGACCTGGCCCACATCATGTTTCTGCTTCCTATTCATATCTTGTTTGTACATAACTACATATGTTGATATGTTAAAATTAAAATTTTCTTCTATGTCAATATTGTTGTTTTCTCAAAACCTGAAATGATGCCAGAGCAAGGTTACCTATAAATCCCATCGATAATCACATATCCACAAGGCCACTGTTTCCAATGGTTTTCTCCACCTTGTGAGTGTTGCCATTGTCACATTTCTCCACCTTCATGTTGCTTGTTTTCCTCGATGTCAAAG
The sequence above is a segment of the Triticum dicoccoides isolate Atlit2015 ecotype Zavitan chromosome 1A, WEW_v2.0, whole genome shotgun sequence genome. Coding sequences within it:
- the LOC119278639 gene encoding DNA-directed RNA polymerase II subunit RPB7 is translated as MFFHIVLERNMQLHPRHFGPHLRDKLVAKLMKDVEGTCSGRHGFVVAITGVEDIGKGLIREGTGFVTFPVKYQCVVFRPFKGEILEAVVTMVNKMGFFAEAGPVQIFVSNHLIPDDMEFQSGDVPNYTTSDGSVKIQKESEVRLKIIGTRVDATEIFCIGTIKDDFLGVISDPGGAL